In the Candidatus Methanoperedens sp. genome, ATATGATCGGAATGCTTGACGCACCAACAGCAGGCAGGATTTTAATCGAGGAAACTGACGTATCAGAGATGAATGAAGATCAGCGTGCGGATTTCAGGCTTAAAAAGCTTGGGTTTATTTTTCAATTGTTCAATTTATTTATGGAGCTTACCGCACTGGAAAACGTTGCATTTCCGTTACTGATAGTAAAGAGAAAAGATTTTGAAGAAAGAGCAATGAGATTGCTTGATTTGGTCGGGCTATCTGATCGTGCAGGTCATAAACCGTCAGAACTTTCTGGCGGGCAGCAACAGAGAGTAGCGATTGCAAGGGCTTTAGCCAACGAGCCTGCACTTTTGCTTGCTGATGAGCCGACAGCCAATCTGGATACGAAGTCCTCAGAGCAGGTAATAAATCTGTTAATAGAACTGAATAAATCCGGTCAGACTATTGTGATGGTAACACACGAACCTGAGCTT is a window encoding:
- a CDS encoding ABC transporter ATP-binding protein; protein product: MVNIIETRDLSKTYLMGKVEVPVLRGVNIAIEKGEFVAIMGSSGSGKSTLLNMIGMLDAPTAGRILIEETDVSEMNEDQRADFRLKKLGFIFQLFNLFMELTALENVAFPLLIVKRKDFEERAMRLLDLVGLSDRAGHKPSELSGGQQQRVAIARALANEPALLLADEPTANLDTKSSEQVINLLIELNKSGQTIVMVTHEPELGKRADRIIWLKDGMVKNEF